A genomic segment from Dendropsophus ebraccatus isolate aDenEbr1 chromosome 7, aDenEbr1.pat, whole genome shotgun sequence encodes:
- the LOC138797154 gene encoding zinc finger protein 84-like isoform X2, with protein MEEWEYVEGHKDLYRGEQPLMMEDQPPGLTAQENPSNSMLSLNYKEEAVGAEQHSSGEALLPLTVHPGRHTTDLSYNPPDHEEPSPDRSHTATTGTGHRGGEKRFQCDECGKQFTKRSGLVTHRRVHTGEKPYSCSECGKCFTEKSTLVTHERIHTGEKPYSCSECGKYFTQRSNLNQHERRHTGEKPYSCSECGKHFMQKSHLVTHERIHTGEKPYSCSECGKGFPMKSHLVRHERLHTGEKPYSCSECGKCFTNKPNLVVHERTHTGEKPYTCSECGKCFISQSNLVIHERSHTGEKPYSCLECGKWFTHKSHLHAHQKSHIGEKPYSCIQCGKCYTKKAHLDEHERIHTGEKPYSCSECGKCFTYRSTLVTHEKLHTGEKPYSCSECGKCFAMKSHLVKHARIHTGEKPFSCSECGKCFTHKSSLVAHEISHTGDKPYSCSECGKCFKSQPSLVLHERSHKGEKPYSCSDCGKCFIYKLHLHTHERSHREEKPYSCSICGKCFSNKSSLVVHERLHTGEKPYSCSECGKCFTHKSNLIVHKRLHTREKPYSCSECGKCFTQKTHLDRHQKSHTGEPLF; from the exons atggaggagtgggagtatgtagaaggacacaaggatctgtaccggggggagcagccgctcatgatggaggatcaaccgcccggcctcacagcacaag AAAATCCCAGTAACTCCATGTTATCCCTGAATTATAAAGAAGAAGCTGTCGGTGCGGAGCAGCactcctcaggagaagccctcctcccccttactgtacatccaggacgtcacactacagatctatcatataatcctcctgaccatgaggaaccttctcctgatCGCTCACACACCGCCACCACAGGGACCGGTCACAGAGGAGGGGAGAAAAGGTTTCAATGTGATGAATGTGGAAAACAGTTTACTAAAAGATCAGGTCTTGTTACTCACAGAAgagttcacacaggggagaagccatattcatgttctgaatgtggaaaatgctttacAGAAAAATCGACTCTTGTTAcccatgagagaattcacacaggagagaagccgtattcatgttcagaatgtggtaaatacTTTACACAAAGATCCAATCTTAATCAGCATGAGagacgtcacacaggagagaagccgtattcatgttcagaatgtgggaaacacTTTATGCAGAAATCACACCTTGTTacacatgaaagaattcacacggGAGAAAAACCATATTCGTGTTCcgaatgtgggaaaggttttcCAATGAAATCACATCTTGTTCGACATGAGAgacttcacacaggagagaagccctattcatgttcagaatgtggaaaatgttttactaatAAACCAAATCTTGTTGTGCACGAGAGAACTCACACTGGAGAGAAACCATacacatgttcagaatgtgggaaatgttttataagccaatcaaatcttgttatacatgagagaagtcacacaggagagaagccgtattcttgtttagaatgtgggaagtgGTTTACACATAAGTCCCATCTCCATGCACACCAAAAAAGTCACATAGGAGAAAAGCCATATTCTTGTAtacaatgtgggaaatgttatacaAAAAAAGCCCATCTTGATgaacatgaaagaattcacacaggcgaAAAGCCATATtcgtgctcagaatgtgggaaatgttttacatatAGATCAACTCTTGTTACACATGAAAaacttcacacaggggagaagccatattcatgttcagaatgtggaaaatgttttgcaatgaaatcacatcttgttaaaCATGCAAgaattcacactggagagaagccgttttcatgttcagaatgtggaaagtgttttaCCCATAAATCAAGTCTTGTTGCACATGAGATATCTCACACAGGAGAtaaaccatattcatgttcagaatgtgggaaatgttttaaaagtCAACCAAGTCTTGTTCTACATGAAAGAAGTCACAAGGGAgagaaaccatattcatgttcagattgtgggaagTGTTTTATATACAAGTTACACCTTCATACACACGAGAGAAGTCATAGAGAAGAAAAACCATATTCTTGTTCaatatgtgggaaatgtttttcaaatAAATCAAGTCTTGTTGTGCATGAGAgacttcacacaggggagaagccgtattcatgttcagagtgtgggaaatgttttacacacAAATCAAATCTTATCGTACACAAGAGACTTCACACAAGAGAGAAGCCCTATTCTTGttcagaatgcgggaaatgttttacacaaaAAACCCATCTTGATCGTCATCAgaaaagtcacacaggagagccgCTATTTTGA
- the LOC138797154 gene encoding zinc finger protein 84-like isoform X1: MSHQGGDQVTNIKVEEDEAEEERMRGDPRCMSEVKEEETPGAAIPENPSNSMLSLNYKEEAVGAEQHSSGEALLPLTVHPGRHTTDLSYNPPDHEEPSPDRSHTATTGTGHRGGEKRFQCDECGKQFTKRSGLVTHRRVHTGEKPYSCSECGKCFTEKSTLVTHERIHTGEKPYSCSECGKYFTQRSNLNQHERRHTGEKPYSCSECGKHFMQKSHLVTHERIHTGEKPYSCSECGKGFPMKSHLVRHERLHTGEKPYSCSECGKCFTNKPNLVVHERTHTGEKPYTCSECGKCFISQSNLVIHERSHTGEKPYSCLECGKWFTHKSHLHAHQKSHIGEKPYSCIQCGKCYTKKAHLDEHERIHTGEKPYSCSECGKCFTYRSTLVTHEKLHTGEKPYSCSECGKCFAMKSHLVKHARIHTGEKPFSCSECGKCFTHKSSLVAHEISHTGDKPYSCSECGKCFKSQPSLVLHERSHKGEKPYSCSDCGKCFIYKLHLHTHERSHREEKPYSCSICGKCFSNKSSLVVHERLHTGEKPYSCSECGKCFTHKSNLIVHKRLHTREKPYSCSECGKCFTQKTHLDRHQKSHTGEPLF, encoded by the exons atgtcccatcaggggggagatcaggtgactaatattaaagtggaggaggatgaagcagaagaagagaggatgaggggcgatccccggtgtatgagtgaggtgaaggaggaggagacgccgggagctgctataccag AAAATCCCAGTAACTCCATGTTATCCCTGAATTATAAAGAAGAAGCTGTCGGTGCGGAGCAGCactcctcaggagaagccctcctcccccttactgtacatccaggacgtcacactacagatctatcatataatcctcctgaccatgaggaaccttctcctgatCGCTCACACACCGCCACCACAGGGACCGGTCACAGAGGAGGGGAGAAAAGGTTTCAATGTGATGAATGTGGAAAACAGTTTACTAAAAGATCAGGTCTTGTTACTCACAGAAgagttcacacaggggagaagccatattcatgttctgaatgtggaaaatgctttacAGAAAAATCGACTCTTGTTAcccatgagagaattcacacaggagagaagccgtattcatgttcagaatgtggtaaatacTTTACACAAAGATCCAATCTTAATCAGCATGAGagacgtcacacaggagagaagccgtattcatgttcagaatgtgggaaacacTTTATGCAGAAATCACACCTTGTTacacatgaaagaattcacacggGAGAAAAACCATATTCGTGTTCcgaatgtgggaaaggttttcCAATGAAATCACATCTTGTTCGACATGAGAgacttcacacaggagagaagccctattcatgttcagaatgtggaaaatgttttactaatAAACCAAATCTTGTTGTGCACGAGAGAACTCACACTGGAGAGAAACCATacacatgttcagaatgtgggaaatgttttataagccaatcaaatcttgttatacatgagagaagtcacacaggagagaagccgtattcttgtttagaatgtgggaagtgGTTTACACATAAGTCCCATCTCCATGCACACCAAAAAAGTCACATAGGAGAAAAGCCATATTCTTGTAtacaatgtgggaaatgttatacaAAAAAAGCCCATCTTGATgaacatgaaagaattcacacaggcgaAAAGCCATATtcgtgctcagaatgtgggaaatgttttacatatAGATCAACTCTTGTTACACATGAAAaacttcacacaggggagaagccatattcatgttcagaatgtggaaaatgttttgcaatgaaatcacatcttgttaaaCATGCAAgaattcacactggagagaagccgttttcatgttcagaatgtggaaagtgttttaCCCATAAATCAAGTCTTGTTGCACATGAGATATCTCACACAGGAGAtaaaccatattcatgttcagaatgtgggaaatgttttaaaagtCAACCAAGTCTTGTTCTACATGAAAGAAGTCACAAGGGAgagaaaccatattcatgttcagattgtgggaagTGTTTTATATACAAGTTACACCTTCATACACACGAGAGAAGTCATAGAGAAGAAAAACCATATTCTTGTTCaatatgtgggaaatgtttttcaaatAAATCAAGTCTTGTTGTGCATGAGAgacttcacacaggggagaagccgtattcatgttcagagtgtgggaaatgttttacacacAAATCAAATCTTATCGTACACAAGAGACTTCACACAAGAGAGAAGCCCTATTCTTGttcagaatgcgggaaatgttttacacaaaAAACCCATCTTGATCGTCATCAgaaaagtcacacaggagagccgCTATTTTGA